One window of the bacterium genome contains the following:
- a CDS encoding sigma-54-dependent Fis family transcriptional regulator: MEKLNTKRNSVLVVEDNATWRNNIVKLLKKAGYVCSTAVNSSEAIRMYAKESPLVVLTDLKMDRPKEGMEVLEEVRRMDPEAVVILYTEFPSIENAVESLKMGAFDYIQKMSNSNDLLMPLERATKFARVQRENRLLRNKMDDLTGDAGFFGAVGVSAAIQEVFEKAKRVAQTNATVLITGDTGTGKEVLARGMHYYSPRRSHAFVPVAVSALPDTLLESELFGHARGSFTGALEKKGLFEAADQGTIFLDEIGEVSLDLQQKMLRVLQDKMIRRIGDLKEVAVDTRVISATNRDPEALVREKKMREDLYFRLNVIRLHMPSLAQRREDIPLLAYHYLNVYRYCGRVEVESINSDALMLMQQYDWPGNVRELQHAMELMVTLADHPQIRVQDLPDFIQPNSRQVFIPAPEEPLPFKEAKAKVVTEFEKQYIGKMLEHYHGNISKMADGIGLNRKTIYRLMDQHHIPSVKGQNKTEK, translated from the coding sequence ATGGAAAAGTTGAATACCAAGCGGAACAGCGTCCTGGTGGTGGAGGATAATGCGACCTGGCGCAACAACATCGTCAAGCTGTTGAAGAAGGCGGGCTATGTGTGTTCCACCGCCGTCAACTCCAGCGAAGCTATCCGGATGTATGCCAAAGAGTCGCCGCTGGTCGTATTGACCGATCTCAAAATGGATCGCCCCAAAGAGGGCATGGAGGTGCTGGAGGAGGTGCGCCGCATGGATCCGGAGGCGGTAGTGATCCTGTACACCGAGTTTCCGTCCATTGAAAATGCGGTGGAATCCCTCAAGATGGGGGCTTTTGATTACATTCAAAAAATGAGCAACAGCAACGATCTGTTGATGCCGCTGGAACGGGCGACCAAATTCGCCCGTGTGCAAAGGGAAAACCGCCTGCTGCGCAACAAGATGGATGATCTGACCGGTGATGCCGGCTTTTTCGGCGCCGTGGGCGTGAGCGCTGCTATCCAGGAGGTGTTTGAAAAAGCCAAGCGGGTGGCGCAAACCAATGCCACGGTGCTTATCACCGGCGATACCGGCACAGGCAAAGAGGTGCTGGCGCGGGGCATGCACTATTACAGTCCGCGCCGATCGCATGCGTTTGTGCCGGTGGCGGTCTCTGCACTGCCGGATACTTTGCTGGAGAGCGAGCTGTTCGGTCATGCGCGCGGCTCTTTCACCGGCGCTCTGGAAAAGAAAGGGTTGTTCGAAGCGGCTGATCAGGGCACTATTTTTCTTGATGAGATCGGCGAAGTCAGTCTCGATCTGCAGCAAAAAATGCTGCGCGTGCTGCAGGATAAAATGATCCGCCGTATCGGCGATCTTAAAGAAGTGGCGGTGGACACGCGGGTGATCAGCGCCACCAACAGAGATCCGGAAGCCCTGGTGCGCGAGAAAAAAATGCGCGAGGACCTTTATTTCCGTCTCAACGTCATCCGCCTGCATATGCCTTCGCTCGCTCAAAGACGCGAGGACATCCCCTTGCTCGCTTATCACTATTTAAATGTCTATCGTTATTGCGGACGGGTGGAGGTTGAATCGATCAACAGCGATGCGCTGATGCTGATGCAGCAGTACGATTGGCCGGGCAATGTGCGCGAACTGCAACATGCCATGGAACTCATGGTAACCCTGGCCGATCATCCGCAAATCCGCGTACAGGATCTGCCCGATTTCATTCAGCCCAACAGCCGGCAGGTGTTCATCCCAGCTCCCGAAGAACCGCTTCCATTCAAGGAAGCGAAAGCCAAGGTGGTGACGGAATTTGAAAAACAGTATATCGGCAAAATGCTTGAGCACTATCATGGCAATATCTCCAAGATGGCCGACGGCATCGGTCTGAACCGCAAGACGATTTACCGGCTGATGGATCAGCACCACATCCCCTCGGTCAAAGGTCAGAATAAGACGGAAAAATAA